A part of Chloroflexota bacterium genomic DNA contains:
- a CDS encoding fused MFS/spermidine synthase: MKKKYLYITVFFTGMTSLAVELSASRLLGNVYGSSNLVWACIIGLILIYLTLGYWLGGKLADKRPEPKVFYRLLIWASLTVGLVPMIARPILRAAANAFDQLQVPMLIGAFITVLVLFVVPVTLIGMASPFALKLALHDTENAGKESGRISAISTLGSFIGTFLPVLILVPLIGTFRTFLFFSSLLMLIATIGYFVYIDFKSWLRQAWMPIVLILLWVFGTRGVDKSSESMIYETESAYNYIQVLEIGDYRYLRLNEGQGFHSVYSENELFYGGPWSQVLVAPFFNAAPHSLDSVQNIAIVGLAAGTTARQATAVFGDDIQIDGFEIDPKIVEVGQDYFGMTEPNLNVIVEDGRWGLEYSENVYDVISVDAYRPPYIPWHMTTVEFFEIVYNHLSDQGVMVINIGRSPLDRTLVNDLATTIRQNFPTVFIMDVPNSFNTILFATRQPGSWDNLWENYAQLSSSDNTDPLLLEAMATALMSMQPEPEMTRVYTDDKTPIEWVTNKIVLDYILGGDIGDLQ, from the coding sequence TTGAAGAAGAAATATCTTTACATAACAGTCTTCTTTACGGGTATGACCTCACTGGCTGTCGAGCTGTCGGCTTCCCGCTTGCTGGGGAACGTGTATGGCAGCAGCAATTTGGTCTGGGCCTGTATTATTGGATTGATTTTGATCTATCTTACCCTGGGCTATTGGCTGGGCGGTAAACTCGCTGACAAGCGCCCTGAGCCTAAGGTATTTTACCGATTGCTGATATGGGCCAGCCTGACGGTGGGGCTGGTGCCAATGATCGCCAGACCGATTCTGAGGGCCGCTGCCAACGCATTTGACCAATTACAGGTTCCAATGCTGATTGGAGCATTTATCACCGTCCTGGTGCTTTTTGTGGTGCCTGTGACCCTGATTGGCATGGCTTCTCCATTTGCACTGAAATTAGCGCTGCATGACACGGAAAATGCCGGTAAGGAATCGGGGCGGATCTCCGCAATCTCTACCCTGGGCTCTTTTATTGGGACGTTCCTGCCAGTTCTGATCCTGGTGCCATTGATTGGTACATTTCGGACTTTCCTCTTTTTTAGCTCACTTCTGATGCTGATTGCCACCATCGGGTATTTTGTGTATATCGACTTTAAATCATGGCTTAGGCAGGCCTGGATGCCGATTGTGCTGATCCTTCTATGGGTTTTTGGCACACGCGGGGTGGATAAGTCCTCTGAGAGCATGATCTACGAAACTGAATCGGCCTATAACTACATTCAGGTGTTGGAAATTGGAGACTATCGCTACTTGCGCTTGAATGAGGGGCAGGGCTTTCACTCCGTTTACAGTGAGAATGAATTATTCTATGGCGGCCCCTGGTCACAAGTCCTGGTAGCACCTTTTTTTAACGCAGCCCCACACAGCTTAGATTCTGTCCAGAATATAGCGATTGTCGGTCTGGCAGCCGGTACAACTGCCCGGCAGGCGACGGCTGTTTTCGGGGATGATATTCAGATAGATGGATTTGAAATTGATCCCAAGATCGTTGAGGTGGGGCAGGATTATTTTGGGATGACGGAACCGAACCTGAACGTCATTGTTGAGGACGGGCGCTGGGGCCTGGAATATTCCGAGAATGTGTACGATGTGATTAGCGTGGATGCTTACCGGCCGCCATATATTCCCTGGCATATGACCACAGTTGAATTCTTTGAGATCGTGTACAATCATTTGTCGGATCAGGGTGTGATGGTGATCAATATTGGCCGCAGCCCATTGGATCGGACCCTGGTGAATGACCTGGCGACGACCATCCGGCAGAACTTTCCGACGGTTTTCATTATGGATGTGCCGAATTCCTTCAACACCATCCTTTTTGCAACTCGCCAACCCGGCAGCTGGGATAATTTGTGGGAAAATTATGCTCAGCTTTCCAGTTCGGATAACACTGATCCGCTTCTGCTGGAGGCGATGGCGACCGCACTAATGAGTATGCAACCGGAGCCTGAAATGACCCGGGTTTATACTGACGATAAAACACCGATTGAATGGGTGACCAATAAGATAGTATTGGATTACATCCTTGGCGGTGATATAGGAGATTTGCAATGA
- a CDS encoding TIGR01906 family membrane protein — translation MKNELKTKKKIEKKSTNVLGWIATVLTPLAILMIVIRVLITPAFAKIEYKMPGFPEDPYGFTLEDRLTWSEPSITYLVNSKGIEYLQDLSFDDGTPIYNADELSHMEDVKHVITWMRTVISVLMLALVWITYVVVKNGKRLEMLVAFKRGAWATIGLIALILVFVTLAFNQLFTWFHMIFFDSGTWMFYTSDTLIRLFPMRFWQDAFIAVGVLSVIISILILLLTRQKPEVSVKKKSKPKKR, via the coding sequence ATGAAAAATGAACTGAAGACTAAAAAGAAGATTGAGAAGAAGTCCACTAACGTACTGGGTTGGATAGCCACTGTCCTGACCCCTTTAGCGATCTTAATGATTGTTATCAGGGTATTGATTACTCCGGCATTTGCCAAGATTGAATATAAGATGCCTGGTTTCCCGGAAGATCCTTATGGTTTCACATTGGAAGATCGTTTAACCTGGTCGGAGCCCTCCATTACCTATTTGGTAAATTCAAAAGGTATCGAATACCTTCAGGATCTATCTTTTGATGATGGGACGCCGATTTACAATGCTGATGAACTGAGTCACATGGAAGATGTAAAGCATGTGATCACCTGGATGCGAACCGTGATCTCGGTTTTGATGTTGGCTTTGGTGTGGATCACGTATGTTGTTGTGAAAAATGGAAAGCGGCTCGAGATGTTGGTGGCATTTAAGCGGGGAGCCTGGGCCACGATTGGTTTAATCGCTCTCATCTTGGTCTTTGTGACCTTGGCATTTAATCAACTCTTCACCTGGTTCCATATGATCTTTTTTGATAGCGGAACCTGGATGTTCTACACCTCAGACACGCTTATTCGGCTCTTCCCTATGCGTTTCTGGCAGGATGCGTTCATTGCGGTGGGCGTGCTCAGTGTGATTATCAGTATCCTGATCCTGCTGCTGACCCGTCAAAAACCTGAAGTGTCGGTGAAGAAGAAATCGAAGCCCAAAAAGAGATAA
- the ugpC gene encoding sn-glycerol-3-phosphate ABC transporter ATP-binding protein UgpC, producing MASVTYDHVWKKFGDVIALNDLCIQVEDKEFLVLVGPSGCGKTTALRCLAGLEEVTEGDVRIGDQVVNDVAPKDRDIAMVFQSYALYPHMSVFDNMAFGLKLRKTPKDEIKTKVEEAAKILGIEQLLNRKPRELSGGQRQRVAVGRAIVREPKVFLFDEPLSNLDAKLRVQTRAQISKLHKRLETTFIYVTHDQTEAMTMATRIAVLNKGVLQQLDTPQQLYDFPANLFVAGFIGSPSMNFFDGKLVKEGNDLFVDLDSFKVKVPKERQAVYEGMVDQEVIFGIRPEDIHNPEYAPPSIIAEPVDCKVDVTELMGNEIFLYLMHGKHNFVARVDPRTRVSMGEDIKVVFNMANMHIFDPKANPDNPIAVR from the coding sequence ATGGCAAGTGTAACGTACGATCATGTATGGAAAAAGTTCGGCGATGTCATAGCGCTGAACGACCTGTGCATCCAAGTCGAAGACAAGGAATTCCTTGTCCTGGTCGGGCCTTCTGGCTGCGGCAAAACGACAGCATTGCGATGCCTCGCAGGGCTCGAAGAAGTGACCGAAGGTGATGTGCGCATTGGCGACCAGGTCGTCAATGACGTGGCCCCCAAAGACCGCGACATCGCTATGGTCTTCCAGTCCTACGCCCTCTACCCGCACATGTCTGTCTTTGACAACATGGCATTTGGCTTGAAACTCCGCAAAACCCCCAAAGACGAGATCAAGACCAAAGTGGAAGAGGCCGCCAAGATCCTCGGTATTGAGCAGCTTTTGAACAGGAAACCCCGTGAACTCTCCGGTGGTCAGCGCCAGCGTGTAGCTGTCGGCCGTGCCATCGTTCGCGAACCAAAAGTGTTCCTCTTCGACGAACCGCTCTCTAACCTGGATGCCAAGCTGCGTGTTCAGACACGTGCCCAGATCAGCAAGCTGCACAAACGTCTGGAAACCACCTTCATTTATGTGACCCACGACCAAACGGAAGCTATGACCATGGCAACCCGGATCGCGGTTCTCAATAAAGGTGTTTTACAGCAATTAGACACCCCCCAACAGCTATATGACTTCCCCGCCAATTTGTTTGTTGCGGGCTTCATTGGCTCACCTTCCATGAACTTCTTCGATGGCAAGCTGGTCAAAGAAGGCAACGATTTGTTTGTTGACCTCGATAGCTTCAAAGTGAAAGTTCCGAAGGAACGCCAGGCTGTCTATGAAGGTATGGTGGATCAGGAAGTTATCTTCGGCATTCGCCCAGAAGATATCCACAATCCTGAATATGCCCCGCCATCCATCATCGCAGAACCGGTGGATTGCAAGGTCGATGTGACCGAGTTGATGGGTAATGAAATCTTCCTCTATCTGATGCACGGCAAGCACAATTTTGTTGCCCGTGTGGACCCCCGCACAAGAGTGAGCATGGGTGAGGATATCAAAGTGGTCTTCAATATGGCCAACATGCATATTTTTGACCCGAAAGCCAACCCGGATAATCCGATCGCTGTCCGCTAA
- a CDS encoding ribulokinase translates to MSGKSKFTIGIEFGNEIVTALLVNVSNGKCANVEEYQYTHGIITDKLPDSNIELAPGWALHHPRDYITALKRIVPKLLKGNNIDASQVIGIGVSFADSTLIPTTEDGTPLALLDDYKDDPNAWPKIGRHTAAKDKADRITELAADRFETFLDRYGGRINAEWFFPKVWETYDESSSIYNAADRLIEGCDWITWQLTGVESRSITAAGYKALWSTVEGFPLETFFSSLDPALANVVDEKMSREISPLGQKVGELNEEAAHWLKLNPGIPVATGMMNNQAAVPAAGVVEPGNMAILLGTRFVHMVLSKKEYRVPGMVGMVRDGIIPDYIGYEAGQASGGDQFAWFMENAVPEEYAKEARRRKISIFEYLEEKASALEPAESGLIALDWWNGNRSILVDDDLSGLILGYNLKTKPEEIYRALLEASAYGTRKIIETFIASGIPINEIIVSGGAPMQNQLLLKILADVTRMEIKVADCPHSSAMGAAMYAAVAAGVENGGYATIQDASQKMAHLMIKTFLPNNNDKKTYNRLYSEYTLLHDYFGYGHNDAMKRLNNLRSAILEKKQR, encoded by the coding sequence TTGAGCGGAAAGAGTAAATTCACCATAGGCATTGAATTTGGCAACGAAATTGTGACAGCGCTTCTGGTGAATGTCAGTAATGGAAAATGTGCCAATGTAGAAGAATATCAATATACCCACGGCATCATTACTGATAAGCTTCCCGATTCTAATATCGAACTCGCTCCCGGATGGGCTCTGCATCACCCTCGGGATTACATCACCGCCCTCAAGCGGATCGTTCCCAAGCTTCTCAAAGGAAACAATATTGACGCCTCTCAGGTGATCGGCATTGGCGTCAGCTTTGCGGATTCAACCCTGATCCCAACCACCGAAGACGGCACGCCCCTGGCCCTACTGGATGATTATAAAGATGATCCCAATGCCTGGCCGAAAATCGGACGGCATACAGCCGCTAAAGATAAAGCTGACAGGATCACGGAACTAGCTGCAGATCGCTTCGAGACTTTCCTGGATCGTTACGGTGGACGGATCAATGCAGAATGGTTTTTCCCGAAGGTGTGGGAAACCTACGACGAGTCTTCATCCATTTACAATGCCGCCGATCGGTTAATTGAAGGCTGTGATTGGATCACATGGCAGCTCACCGGAGTTGAATCCCGCAGCATCACCGCAGCCGGTTATAAAGCGCTTTGGTCCACGGTGGAAGGTTTCCCCCTGGAGACTTTCTTCTCCTCACTCGATCCCGCCTTGGCCAATGTCGTAGATGAAAAAATGTCTCGTGAGATCTCCCCTCTTGGTCAAAAAGTGGGTGAGCTCAACGAAGAAGCCGCCCATTGGCTCAAACTCAATCCGGGAATCCCCGTTGCCACCGGCATGATGAACAACCAGGCTGCTGTTCCAGCGGCTGGTGTCGTCGAGCCCGGCAATATGGCCATCCTCCTCGGCACTCGTTTCGTCCATATGGTACTTTCCAAAAAAGAATATCGTGTACCGGGGATGGTTGGCATGGTTCGGGATGGGATCATCCCCGACTACATCGGCTATGAAGCCGGACAGGCCAGCGGCGGTGATCAATTTGCGTGGTTCATGGAAAACGCTGTTCCCGAAGAATATGCGAAAGAAGCCCGCAGACGCAAGATCAGCATTTTTGAATACCTGGAAGAAAAGGCCTCAGCCCTTGAACCCGCAGAATCCGGCCTAATTGCGCTGGATTGGTGGAACGGCAACCGCAGCATCCTGGTCGATGATGACCTGTCGGGCCTGATCCTAGGCTATAACCTTAAAACCAAACCGGAAGAAATCTACAGGGCACTCCTTGAAGCCTCAGCCTATGGCACTCGCAAGATCATTGAAACTTTCATCGCCAGCGGCATCCCGATCAATGAGATCATTGTCTCCGGCGGTGCCCCCATGCAGAATCAACTCCTGTTGAAAATCCTGGCAGATGTTACCCGGATGGAGATCAAAGTGGCGGACTGCCCCCACTCTTCAGCAATGGGCGCCGCGATGTATGCTGCTGTGGCGGCAGGGGTAGAAAATGGTGGTTACGCCACCATTCAGGATGCAAGCCAGAAAATGGCTCACTTGATGATCAAGACGTTCCTGCCCAACAATAACGACAAGAAAACCTATAACCGTCTTTACTCTGAATATACCTTGCTGCATGACTACTTTGGCTATGGGCATAATGACGCTATGAAGCGACTTAATAACCTGCGTTCAGCCATTCTCGAGAAAAAGCAACGCTAA
- a CDS encoding F0F1 ATP synthase subunit gamma: MSQSYERIVARLSNLQAIEPLLGALRTISMGTWQMAQNKLNRLADFQENYRQILRQVSPLTAKYGKPKSIHQQVDAAGRNIALLIGTERGLCGKFNENLVADAKEWMEEQPTPPAQIWAIGSRMNHALKASGLTPDWSVMLDSDFLNSYRRAYLTTQQWIVKFEEGKFDQLTVLYQQKNGDGQIQFAKTTLLPFDLTDQGTSEITADLPWPPPIIETDPQGIYDQIKAHFIASTFYRALLESAIAEHSSRFLLMEEAKKNSDDIITNLNRELNIERKRKITREMQELAIGAGLIDNK, translated from the coding sequence ATGAGCCAGTCGTACGAGAGGATCGTTGCCAGGTTGAGTAATCTGCAGGCTATTGAGCCTCTCTTAGGCGCGTTGCGGACTATATCAATGGGCACCTGGCAAATGGCCCAAAATAAACTCAACCGGCTGGCGGATTTTCAGGAAAATTACCGCCAAATCCTCAGACAGGTCTCCCCACTAACCGCAAAATACGGTAAGCCAAAAAGTATACATCAACAGGTGGATGCGGCAGGCAGAAACATCGCCTTGCTGATTGGCACTGAGCGGGGACTGTGCGGTAAATTTAATGAAAACCTGGTTGCGGACGCCAAAGAATGGATGGAGGAGCAGCCCACCCCACCTGCTCAAATCTGGGCCATTGGCTCACGGATGAACCACGCGCTAAAAGCAAGTGGTTTGACACCGGATTGGTCAGTTATGCTGGATTCAGACTTCCTGAATTCTTACCGACGGGCTTATTTGACCACGCAGCAATGGATTGTTAAATTTGAGGAAGGCAAATTCGATCAATTAACCGTCTTGTACCAGCAGAAAAATGGCGATGGACAAATCCAATTTGCCAAAACCACTTTATTGCCATTCGACCTGACCGACCAGGGTACATCAGAAATTACTGCTGACCTGCCCTGGCCGCCACCCATCATAGAAACCGATCCACAGGGCATTTATGACCAGATCAAGGCCCATTTCATCGCATCCACCTTCTATCGGGCATTATTAGAATCAGCTATTGCCGAACATTCCTCTCGTTTCCTCCTGATGGAGGAGGCCAAGAAGAATTCAGATGACATTATCACCAACCTCAACCGGGAACTAAATATTGAACGAAAGCGAAAAATTACTCGCGAAATGCAAGAACTTGCGATTGGGGCCGGTTTAATAGATAATAAGTAG
- a CDS encoding cyclic-di-AMP receptor, which produces MKMVMVVVPSNNAEPVLDALINAGHTATYAETRGGMLRQSQKSLFIAVKEIELDEVLSIIKTHCRTKVEMNPQTTEDPLSMGSKPVTADLGGAVAFIWDVDRIETF; this is translated from the coding sequence ATGAAGATGGTGATGGTAGTTGTGCCATCCAATAATGCTGAGCCTGTCCTGGATGCCCTGATCAATGCAGGCCATACCGCCACATATGCTGAAACTCGCGGCGGTATGCTGCGGCAAAGTCAGAAATCGCTTTTCATTGCAGTGAAGGAGATCGAATTGGATGAGGTCCTGAGCATCATCAAAACGCATTGCCGGACCAAAGTGGAAATGAATCCTCAAACGACCGAAGACCCCCTCTCAATGGGCAGCAAGCCGGTGACCGCTGATCTTGGCGGTGCGGTGGCTTTCATTTGGGATGTGGACAGGATTGAGACTTTCTAA
- a CDS encoding F0F1 ATP synthase subunit alpha yields the protein MESSDPQVPRDLGKHLEGFSEELENRSRLTPSTEGFIKSVRNKISKNGANLTKKKIKSLISTLEEKSSDLPSRVRFRDVGTVQHIGNGVATVSGLPNVSIDEIVTFPTGVEGMALNLEQKSVDLIMLGSEKGIRGGDLVQATGDRLRIPVGSAFLGRVIDPLGNPLVKDAPIEVSEYRFLSRVAHGVIERSPVNESLFTGTKLIDTLFPIGRGQRELILGDRQTGKTTLAIDAILSQKQSDVRCIYVAIGQKKSSTLSVIQTLRKHEMLERTAVLLSSPDDQPALRYLAPYAGMTLAEYFLDLGMDVLVVFDDLTKHADAYRELSLLLRRPPGREAYPGDIFYLHSRLLERACKLDQSEGGGSITALPIATTQNGNISGYIPTNLISITDGQIVLDTNLFNQGRKPAIDIGRSVSRVGGAAQRPAIRNLVGDLKLELSQYQEVEHFTRFGTEVDEATRKQIQKGQKILAVLKQKPHEPITFAGTVVILYALNHGYLDRMPLRQMAKFKNKLAYHFIEHETKLMDEIENEGELTDTIEEQLTRALDEFSQAWLQEKGASQ from the coding sequence ATGGAAAGCAGTGATCCCCAGGTACCGCGGGATTTAGGAAAACACCTTGAGGGCTTTTCCGAGGAATTAGAAAACCGCTCAAGGCTGACCCCTTCCACGGAAGGATTCATAAAATCCGTTCGGAACAAAATCTCCAAGAACGGCGCGAACCTGACCAAGAAGAAGATCAAGAGCCTGATCTCTACCCTTGAAGAAAAGTCATCCGACCTTCCCAGCCGGGTGCGTTTTCGTGATGTTGGCACCGTGCAGCACATCGGCAACGGCGTTGCTACAGTTTCCGGCTTGCCCAATGTCAGCATTGACGAGATCGTCACCTTCCCCACCGGGGTTGAAGGCATGGCGCTCAACCTGGAACAAAAAAGTGTTGATCTGATCATGTTGGGTTCTGAGAAAGGCATCCGAGGTGGAGACCTCGTCCAAGCTACCGGCGACCGCCTGAGAATCCCGGTTGGAAGCGCTTTTTTGGGAAGAGTTATCGATCCTTTGGGTAATCCCTTAGTAAAAGACGCTCCGATTGAAGTCAGTGAATATCGTTTCCTTTCTCGGGTGGCCCATGGGGTGATTGAACGCTCTCCAGTAAATGAATCCCTTTTCACCGGCACGAAGTTGATTGATACTCTGTTCCCCATTGGCCGCGGTCAGCGGGAACTGATCCTCGGTGACCGGCAGACCGGGAAAACCACCCTGGCAATTGATGCCATCCTCAGCCAAAAACAGAGCGATGTCCGATGCATTTATGTTGCCATCGGTCAAAAGAAATCATCTACCCTATCAGTTATCCAAACCCTGCGAAAGCACGAGATGCTGGAACGCACAGCTGTCCTCCTCAGCAGTCCCGATGACCAGCCCGCCCTGCGTTATCTTGCACCCTATGCCGGCATGACCCTGGCGGAATATTTCCTCGATCTGGGCATGGATGTCCTGGTGGTCTTTGATGACCTAACCAAACATGCCGATGCCTATCGAGAACTCAGCCTGCTTCTTCGCCGCCCACCTGGCCGTGAAGCCTACCCGGGCGACATCTTCTACCTGCATTCCCGCCTACTGGAAAGGGCCTGCAAGTTGGATCAAAGTGAGGGTGGCGGCTCGATCACAGCGCTGCCAATTGCTACAACACAAAACGGCAACATCTCCGGCTACATCCCCACCAACCTGATCTCCATCACTGATGGTCAAATCGTGCTGGATACCAACCTGTTCAACCAGGGACGGAAACCCGCCATTGATATCGGCCGGTCTGTCTCTCGAGTGGGCGGAGCGGCTCAAAGACCCGCCATCCGAAATCTGGTAGGCGACCTGAAACTTGAACTTTCCCAATATCAGGAAGTGGAGCATTTCACCCGTTTTGGCACAGAGGTTGACGAAGCCACTCGCAAACAAATTCAAAAAGGCCAAAAGATTTTGGCCGTCCTGAAACAGAAACCGCATGAACCGATCACCTTTGCGGGTACAGTGGTGATCCTCTATGCGCTCAATCATGGCTATCTGGACAGGATGCCCCTGCGGCAGATGGCGAAATTCAAAAATAAACTCGCCTATCATTTCATTGAACATGAAACCAAGCTGATGGACGAGATTGAAAATGAAGGTGAGTTGACTGACACGATTGAAGAACAGTTGACCCGGGCACTGGATGAATTCAGCCAGGCCTGGTTGCAAGAGAAAGGTGCGAGCCAATGA
- a CDS encoding F0F1 ATP synthase subunit delta, which yields MLEFDVVTIVAQVINFLVLAVVLYFLLFKPTVKRMNERAAEREALLEEARLEEAEAALKLEEINQRLAAIDSEIDDRLQEAYQKAQEQSKTLLEATHLEAEHILGEAEREAQKRQQQEVAQLQDELVNSILDISGQVLAKAAPDVIHDNFIDELTHEIWELGKTDMRQVHAIRESLAGRTPTVFVTSAKELTPDQQRNLIRTFSALADSNVNMEINIDPKLITGIRVRMGDLVVENTLAMELSELKSDVAAALEENLDGKQ from the coding sequence ATGCTTGAATTTGATGTTGTAACAATCGTCGCTCAGGTAATAAACTTCCTTGTCCTTGCGGTCGTCCTGTATTTCTTGCTCTTCAAGCCAACGGTCAAGAGGATGAATGAACGCGCCGCTGAAAGAGAAGCTCTGTTGGAGGAAGCCAGATTGGAAGAAGCAGAAGCCGCCCTGAAACTTGAAGAGATCAACCAGCGGCTGGCAGCTATTGATTCCGAAATTGATGACCGGCTTCAGGAAGCCTACCAAAAGGCTCAGGAACAAAGTAAAACACTCTTGGAAGCCACGCATCTTGAGGCAGAACATATCCTCGGAGAAGCGGAGCGTGAGGCGCAAAAACGCCAGCAGCAGGAGGTCGCGCAACTGCAGGACGAATTGGTCAATTCAATCCTCGACATCTCCGGTCAGGTGCTTGCCAAAGCTGCGCCCGATGTCATTCACGACAACTTCATTGATGAGTTGACTCATGAAATTTGGGAACTGGGCAAGACCGATATGCGGCAGGTGCACGCCATCCGCGAATCCCTGGCAGGCCGTACACCCACCGTGTTCGTGACCTCTGCCAAGGAATTGACCCCTGACCAGCAGCGCAACCTCATCCGTACTTTCAGTGCGCTGGCGGATAGCAATGTCAATATGGAGATCAATATTGATCCCAAATTGATCACCGGCATCCGAGTCCGGATGGGTGATCTTGTGGTTGAAAATACGCTTGCGATGGAATTGTCTGAATTGAAATCAGATGTCGCTGCTGCCCTGGAGGAAAACCTTGATGGAAAGCAGTGA
- the atpE gene encoding ATP synthase F0 subunit C, which produces MFAVGGIVLGSVVPALMEGKAVQKALEGMTRQPDSANDLRTTLLISMALLESTAIYSLLVVLILIFGNPLLDRFFG; this is translated from the coding sequence ATGTTTGCCGTCGGCGGCATCGTACTGGGCTCAGTCGTCCCGGCGCTGATGGAGGGCAAGGCCGTCCAAAAAGCGTTGGAAGGCATGACCCGCCAACCAGACTCTGCCAATGACCTACGAACCACCCTGTTGATCTCGATGGCATTGTTGGAATCAACCGCGATCTATTCATTGCTCGTTGTGCTGATTCTGATCTTCGGAAACCCGTTGTTGGACCGCTTCTTTGGATAA
- the atpB gene encoding F0F1 ATP synthase subunit A, with the protein MEAIAPQVVFYLFGLPITDTVVSTWVMMGMLIIIAIIIRKFAPHIGEFIIEMINSIVSSVMPEDVRVIQFLPFLGTLALFLVLGNIFSIFPFMVSPTANINTTLALSVLVFFAVHYYGVREKGLWDYIKDTASPIFVFPLEVVSQLSRTLSLTIRLFGNVLSTDLVVAIIFSLIPFIVPLPLAALGMLTGVLQAYIFTVLASLYIASAIEIADVEEERRQMKQELKES; encoded by the coding sequence ATGGAGGCGATAGCCCCCCAGGTCGTATTCTATCTCTTTGGATTACCCATCACTGACACGGTGGTTTCAACCTGGGTCATGATGGGGATGCTGATAATCATTGCGATCATCATCAGAAAATTCGCGCCCCATATCGGTGAGTTCATCATTGAAATGATCAATAGCATCGTGTCTTCCGTGATGCCCGAAGATGTCCGCGTCATCCAGTTCTTGCCCTTCCTGGGGACCTTGGCCTTGTTCCTCGTTCTAGGAAATATTTTCAGCATCTTCCCATTCATGGTGTCCCCCACTGCCAACATCAACACAACCCTTGCCTTGTCAGTATTAGTCTTTTTCGCCGTCCATTATTACGGCGTTCGGGAAAAAGGGCTCTGGGATTACATCAAGGATACAGCCTCTCCAATCTTCGTCTTCCCCCTGGAGGTTGTCAGCCAGCTCTCCCGCACGCTCTCGCTGACCATCCGTCTGTTTGGCAATGTTCTCAGCACGGACCTGGTAGTAGCAATCATCTTCTCACTGATCCCCTTCATCGTCCCGCTGCCCCTGGCTGCACTGGGCATGCTCACAGGTGTCCTCCAGGCTTATATTTTTACGGTTTTAGCGTCTCTGTATATCGCATCAGCCATTGAAATTGCTGATGTTGAAGAAGAGCGTCGTCAAATGAAACAAGAATTGAAGGAATCATAG
- a CDS encoding AtpZ/AtpI family protein: protein MNHKDDEPGTKKSALIRDFAKTSLGWELAIPIFAGAYLGHLIDKATNSSITFMLILTFIGIGVGYYNLVRHIEFEMLLLRVQKKHQKESSNQ from the coding sequence ATGAACCATAAAGATGACGAGCCAGGAACAAAAAAGAGCGCTCTGATCAGAGACTTCGCAAAGACCTCTCTGGGATGGGAATTGGCGATTCCGATTTTCGCCGGCGCTTATCTGGGGCACCTCATCGATAAAGCAACAAATTCATCCATTACATTCATGCTGATCCTGACTTTTATCGGCATTGGTGTGGGATATTACAATTTAGTACGGCACATTGAGTTCGAGATGCTACTGCTCAGAGTCCAGAAGAAACACCAAAAGGAGAGTTCCAACCAATGA